The genomic region ACGGGCTGGAAGCGCGTCAGGACCAGCGCCGGATAGCTGCCCGCCGTCAGGGCGACAAAGAGGCCGAGTCCCAGCAGCACCAGCATATTCTGCGGTTTCAACCAGGCGGCAAAGCTGAAAGTGCGGTCCGACAATTCGTTGAAAAGCGGCAGAAGAACGTAGCCCAGCCCGAGGCCGATGAGGAGCGCGGTGGCCGTCACCAGCAGCGATTCGCCGATAAACTGGCCGAACAACTGAACCGGCAACGCGCCCATCACCTTCCGGACACCCACCTCCTGCGCCCGCTCGACCGCCCGGGCCGTCGCCAGATTGACGTAATTGACGCAGGCAATCAGCAGAATCAGGACAGCAATCGAACCGAAGATGTAGATGTACGTCAGGTCGCCGTTGGGTTCAAAAATGCCTTCTACATCCGAATGCAGGTGCACGCGCCGCAGCGGTTCGAGGTTGAACGTCAGGTAATTCTTCCCCGTCATTTCCGTCTCGGCGGACTGGTTGCGCATGTGGGCCGGAATCTTCGCCTGTAACCCCGGCAGCGAAGCGGCATTTTTCAACAGAAAATAAGTGGCATAATTGGCCGACCACCACTGAATCGTACGGGCCGGACCGAAGGAGGAAAACGAGGCCAGCAGATCGTACTTGATCTGCGAGTTCGACGGGGCATCTTCCACGACGCCCGTCACGGTATAATTCTCAACGCCGCCTCCGGTATTGACGTTCAGCACCTTGCCAACCGGCGATTCCGCCCCGAAGTATTTTCTGGCCGTAGATTCCGACAGCACGATCTGATTGACGCCCGTCAGCGCCTGCGCCGGATTGCCTTTCAGCAGCCGGAACGAGAAAATCGAGAAGAAGGTCGAATCGGCATACACGAAGCGGTTTTCGGTAAACTGCCGGTCGCCGTAACGGACCACATGGCTGCCGCGAAACAGCCGCACGCCGGTTTCGATTTCCGGGAAATTCCGCACAAAATCCGGCAGCAGTTTAGTCCCCGTTTGAGCTACTTTGCCCACCTGTCCGTCCATGCTGTATTCCATTGTCGCTCGGACGATGCGGTCGCCTTTCGCGTGGAAATTGTCGTAGCTGAGTTCGTGCGACAGGTACAGAAACAGCAGCAGGCAGGACGCAATCCCCACGGCCAGCCCCACAATGTTGATCGAGGAGTAAGCTTTCTGCCGCCAGAGGCTGCGGAAGGCGATTTTGAGGTAGTTCGTTAGCATCGTTATAAGAAATAAGGAGGAAGGGGAGAAAAGGGAGGAGGAGGTTGGGAGCATCTTCCCTTTCCTTCTCTCCTCCCCTTCTTCCCTTTACTCCGTTCTTAAACTTTTAACCGGGTTCATCAGAGCCGCTTTCACGCTCTGGAAGCTCACCGTCAGGAAAGCCACCGTGACTGCCAGCGCTCCTGCCAGTCCGAAAGCCCACCAGGGAACGTCGATTTTGTAGGCAAATTCGGCCAGCCAGCGGTCCATCAGGTAGTACGCCAGCGGCGAGGCCAGCACCAGGGCTACCAGAACCAGCTTCAGAAAATCCTTGCAAAGCAGGGCCACGATGCTGGCCACCGACGCGCCCAGCACTTTGCGCACGCCGATTTCCTTCGTCCGCTGCTCGATGGTGAAGGTCGCCAGACCCCACAATCCCAGACAGCAGATGACCAGCGCCAGCCCGGCAAATACGCGCAGCAGCGTAAACTGCCGGATTTCTTCGTCGTAGAGCTTTTGCAGGGCCTTGTCCAGAAACTCGGCTTCGTACAGGGTGTTCGGGTTGTGCCGCTTCCAGACCTCCTCGATGGCCGCCAGCGTCGCCGGGTAATTGCCGGTCCGGAGCTTCAGCCCAACAGACTGGTACAGGCCCGAATAGTTCATCATGACCATCGGCATCAGTTCCTCATGCAGGGAACTGGTGTGAAAGTCGCGAACGACCCCGACGATTTCCGCCCGGATGTCGTTCAGCCCAATTTCAATCGTGCGGCCCAGCGCCTGTTCGGGGCGGGTGCAGCCCAGCGCGCGGGTCGTTTTTTCGCTGACCACGTAGACGTACCGCCGCTGTTCCCGCGGCAGACGGCCCGAAATAGCGAGGGTATCGGCATCGGTGAAGAAGCGCCCGGCCACCAGTTTAAGCCCGTACGTGCTGAGGTAATGAGCGTCGGCCAGTTTCACGTTTACGGTCACCCGCCGGTCGCGGTTCGCCGGGTCCGCGATCATGCCCGTCGTAAAATTGTTTGCGGCCGTCGGAGCGCCGAGCGCAAAGGAAACGTCCTCCACGCCCGCAATCCGGCCCAGCGCCTGCCGCAGCACGTCCGCTTTCTGTCCGGCCGACGGCGTGTTGATGGTCAGAATGGCGTCGCGGCGGAAACCGAGGTCTTTTTCCCGGAACAGCTTCATCTGCTGATAAATGACCATCACGCCCACGGCCAGCACCAGCGATACGCCAAACTGAAAGACGACCAGCGATTGCCGGAGCATGCCCTGTCCCTGCGGACCGCGGGCCGCTTTCAGCGCCATGATGGGCCGGAGCCGCGCCATGAACAGGGCCGGATACAGTCCCGCCGCCAGCGTGGTCAGCACGCTCAGCAGGGTCAGAAAAGCCAGGGCTTCGTCCCAGCGGAAAGGGATTTCTTTTTGCAAAAAGCTGTTTACTGCCGGCAGGAGACTATACGTAAGCGCCAGCGCCAGCACGGACGAAAAGGCCGTCAGCCAAAGCGCCTCGCTCAGAAACTGGGCGACCAGCTGGCTGCCCGTGGCCCCGATGCACTTGCGGACGCCCACCTCCCGGGCGCGCGTGGTGGCCCGGGCCGTAGACAGGTTGACGAAATTGACGCAGGCGATCAGCAGCACGAAGCCGCCCACCGCCAGAAAAACCCAGAGGTAGGTCGGGGCCAGCGAAGGCACAAAACCCCCACCGTTGAAGGTCGGGTTGAAGTGAATATCGTTCAGGGGTTGCAGCAGAAACTCGCGCGTCGCCGACCTGTCCCGGTTGTCGTAGTACTTGTCGTCTATCCTGCCGAGCCGGGCCGTGTATGCTTCCGGGGACGCGCCTTTCGGCAGCAGCACATAGACGCTGCCCGCCGAGCGCATTCCCCACTGGTCGAGCGGGAAGCCGAAATACTTCTTCAGGGTTTTGTACGACACGATCACCGGGGCGCTCAGGTGCGACTGAGCGGGCATGTCGGGCATGATGCCGCCGACTTGCACCACCGTTTCGCTGCCGATGCGCAGCGTTTTGCCCAGGGGCGACTGGCTGCCGAAGTATTTCCGGGCCGCCGATTCGGAAAGAATGGCCTGGTTGGGCCGACTCAGAATAGCCCGGGCGTCGCCTTCTTTCATGCCGAAACTGAACAGGTCGAACAGCTGCGGCTCGGCGAACAGAACCCGCTTTTCCGGGAAGATTTTCTCCGGAGAAACGACCACCGACGAATTTTCCTCCGCGTGGATCGAGGCCACGGTCGGCCATTCCGGAAAGTCGTTGCGCAGGGCCGCCCCTAGCGGGTAGGGCGTGACGGCCGATTTTTCGACTTCGCTGCCCGTCGTCTGGATGAGGTTCACGCGGTAAATCCGCTCCCCCTGCGCGTGGAAGCGGTCGAAGCCCCATTCGTACCGAACCACCATCAGGATGAGCAGACAGGTCGTCAGCCCAACCGTCAGTCCGAGCAGGTGGATCGCCGTCGTAGCGGGGGCCTTCCACAGGTTACGGAAAGCAATTTTCAGGTAGTTCGTCAGCATTTGTTGTTTGGGTAAAGGAGGAGGTGCCTAGCTGCCCAGTATGCGTTTTGCCACCACAAGGACGGGTGCCTCCCGCTGGCAAAGCAGCGGTTTCTTGGCCAGACGGCTGACCTTGCGGTGCGCCGAAAACAGGTTGTGCGGGTGCCCGATGGCCGAAGCCGAAAGGCTGACGCACAACAGGAGGAGAATGAGCAGCGGCTTCATGCGTTATACGTGGAAGTTTTCGGTCACCACTTTTCCGTCGAACAGGTTCACAATCCGGTGGGCAAAACCGGCGTCGTAGGGCGAGTGCGTCACCATGATGATCGTGGTGCCTTCTTCGTTGAGCTGCGTCAGGAGCTTCATCACCTCTTCGCCGTTGGCCGAATCGAGGTTCCCCGTCGGTTCGTCAGCCAGGATCAGTTTGGGCTTGGCGACCACGGCGCGGGCGATGGCCGTCCGCTGCTGCTGACCGCCGGAGAGCTGCTGCGGGAAGTGGTTGCGCCGGTGCATGATGTTCATCCGTTCGAGGGTCTGCTCCACGCGCTGCTTGCGCTCGTCGGCGGGGACTTTCAGGTACAGCAGCGGCAGTTCGACGTTTTCAAATACCGTCAGTTCGTCGATCAGGTTGAAGCTCTGGAACACAAACCCGATGGAGCCTTTGCGGAGCTGCGCCCGCTGCCGTTCGGTCATGCCGGCCACTTCGGTACCGTAAAAATGGTACTGCCCTTCCGAGGGGTTGTCGAGCAGGCCGATGATGTTGAGCAGCGTCGATTTACCGCAGCCGGACGGGCCCATGATGGCGACAAACTCGCCGTCCCGGACTTCCATGTTGATGCCATTCAGGGCGGTGGTTTCGACTTCCTCGGTCGAGAAGATCTTCTGTAGATTGACGGTACGTATCATGGACCAGTGATTTATGCTGATTTTATTATTTAAAACTCCAATACTTCGTTATCCCCAAAGTTCTCGTAGCTGCTCGTAATGACCTGCTCACCCGGACGCACGCCTTCCAGCACTTCAAAGAATTCCGGATTTTTACGGCCCAGCGTGATGCTGCGTTTGGTAGCCCGCTTGCCGGACTCTTCCACCACGTACACCCAGTTGCCGCCCGTGTCGGAGAAGAATCCGCCGACCGGCAAAAGGGTAGCCTGGGCGGCTTTGCCCAGTTCCAGCCGAATCGGCGACGACTGTCCGCGCTTGATGCCTTTCGGGGCGCCATTGGCAAAAATCATGTCCACTTCAAACCGGCCGTTGCGTACCTCGGGATACACGCGGCTGATCTGCAGCCGGTGCTGGTCGCCGTTGAAGTCGAACGAACCTTGCAGGCCGGCAAAGATGCGGCTGATGTAGTGTTCGTCGATGCCCACCCGCATTTTGAAGCCGTCGAGGTCGTCGATCTGGCCGATGTTCTGGCCCTGGTTGATGTTCGATCCGACCTCGACATCCATCGTCGAAAGCTGACCCGACACCGGGGCCTTCACCACCAGGTTGTTCAGCGTCTGCTGCCACAGCGCCACGTTCTTCTGGGTCTGGGCCAGCGTTTTTTCCAGTTGCTTGATCTGCGTCTGGGCGTTTTCTTCCTGATATTTCTGGGATTCAATCTCGATTTTCCGCTGTTCCACCAACCGTTCGTAGTCCAGTTTGGCTTTGATGTAGTCCTGTTGCGGAATCACTTTTTCGCGAAAAAGCTTTTCCTGACGCTCCCAGACATCTTTGGCCTGGGCAATCTGGAAGTCGAGGTCGTTCAGCGTCCGGCGCAGGGCGTAGCGTTCGACGCGCAGACGCTGGCGGGTATTCTGGAGTTCGTTGACGAGCCGGTTGGCTTCCGTTTCCGACTGCAGGAAGCTCAGGCGCAGGTTCTGGTTTTCGAGGCGCAGCAGCACGTCCCCTTCCCTTACCATCGCCCCGCCTTCTACCAGTTTCTCGGTGACGTACCCTCCGGCGATGGCGTCGAGGCGAATCGTTTTCAGCGGCTGCACGACGCCCGTTACGGCGATAAATTCTTCAAAA from Tellurirhabdus rosea harbors:
- a CDS encoding ABC transporter permease — protein: MLTNYLKIAFRNLWKAPATTAIHLLGLTVGLTTCLLILMVVRYEWGFDRFHAQGERIYRVNLIQTTGSEVEKSAVTPYPLGAALRNDFPEWPTVASIHAEENSSVVVSPEKIFPEKRVLFAEPQLFDLFSFGMKEGDARAILSRPNQAILSESAARKYFGSQSPLGKTLRIGSETVVQVGGIMPDMPAQSHLSAPVIVSYKTLKKYFGFPLDQWGMRSAGSVYVLLPKGASPEAYTARLGRIDDKYYDNRDRSATREFLLQPLNDIHFNPTFNGGGFVPSLAPTYLWVFLAVGGFVLLIACVNFVNLSTARATTRAREVGVRKCIGATGSQLVAQFLSEALWLTAFSSVLALALTYSLLPAVNSFLQKEIPFRWDEALAFLTLLSVLTTLAAGLYPALFMARLRPIMALKAARGPQGQGMLRQSLVVFQFGVSLVLAVGVMVIYQQMKLFREKDLGFRRDAILTINTPSAGQKADVLRQALGRIAGVEDVSFALGAPTAANNFTTGMIADPANRDRRVTVNVKLADAHYLSTYGLKLVAGRFFTDADTLAISGRLPREQRRYVYVVSEKTTRALGCTRPEQALGRTIEIGLNDIRAEIVGVVRDFHTSSLHEELMPMVMMNYSGLYQSVGLKLRTGNYPATLAAIEEVWKRHNPNTLYEAEFLDKALQKLYDEEIRQFTLLRVFAGLALVICCLGLWGLATFTIEQRTKEIGVRKVLGASVASIVALLCKDFLKLVLVALVLASPLAYYLMDRWLAEFAYKIDVPWWAFGLAGALAVTVAFLTVSFQSVKAALMNPVKSLRTE
- a CDS encoding efflux RND transporter periplasmic adaptor subunit is translated as MDRVLPKKFWTSQRIAFAVGGLVLSSLLIYSFILADHRSKLNVEKDKITISTVSSGPFEEFIAVTGVVQPLKTIRLDAIAGGYVTEKLVEGGAMVREGDVLLRLENQNLRLSFLQSETEANRLVNELQNTRQRLRVERYALRRTLNDLDFQIAQAKDVWERQEKLFREKVIPQQDYIKAKLDYERLVEQRKIEIESQKYQEENAQTQIKQLEKTLAQTQKNVALWQQTLNNLVVKAPVSGQLSTMDVEVGSNINQGQNIGQIDDLDGFKMRVGIDEHYISRIFAGLQGSFDFNGDQHRLQISRVYPEVRNGRFEVDMIFANGAPKGIKRGQSSPIRLELGKAAQATLLPVGGFFSDTGGNWVYVVEESGKRATKRSITLGRKNPEFFEVLEGVRPGEQVITSSYENFGDNEVLEF
- a CDS encoding ABC transporter permease, with translation MLTNYLKIAFRSLWRQKAYSSINIVGLAVGIASCLLLFLYLSHELSYDNFHAKGDRIVRATMEYSMDGQVGKVAQTGTKLLPDFVRNFPEIETGVRLFRGSHVVRYGDRQFTENRFVYADSTFFSIFSFRLLKGNPAQALTGVNQIVLSESTARKYFGAESPVGKVLNVNTGGGVENYTVTGVVEDAPSNSQIKYDLLASFSSFGPARTIQWWSANYATYFLLKNAASLPGLQAKIPAHMRNQSAETEMTGKNYLTFNLEPLRRVHLHSDVEGIFEPNGDLTYIYIFGSIAVLILLIACVNYVNLATARAVERAQEVGVRKVMGALPVQLFGQFIGESLLVTATALLIGLGLGYVLLPLFNELSDRTFSFAAWLKPQNMLVLLGLGLFVALTAGSYPALVLTRFQPVRVLKGHVGTSGAGYFRRTLIVVQFSITAFLLISTLVVQTQLSYIQSKKLGYDKDQILVLEADGALARKMKAVKNELRRDAGIQAVSLANETPAFVQGGFSMHRADQPDEQYKMVAGLPIDEDFVKTTGLKIIAGRDLNENDLQLATKDTLRYLHFILNESAVKEMGWRSPQEAIGQKMDMGKQRPGEVVAVVEDFHFASLRQTIKPLVLLPEVDFNRTVLVRLAGGDVAATLQSIEATWRTLAPNLPFEYQFLDEQFNRLYHAEARTGRIFTVFASLSILLACLGLFGLSAYTTARRTREIGIRKVMGASVASLVGLLAKDFLLLVLVGLLIASPLAWWAMKTWLQDFAYRVDMPWWTFGLAGVLAVAFLTVSFQSVKAALMNPVKSLRTE
- a CDS encoding ABC transporter ATP-binding protein — encoded protein: MIRTVNLQKIFSTEEVETTALNGINMEVRDGEFVAIMGPSGCGKSTLLNIIGLLDNPSEGQYHFYGTEVAGMTERQRAQLRKGSIGFVFQSFNLIDELTVFENVELPLLYLKVPADERKQRVEQTLERMNIMHRRNHFPQQLSGGQQQRTAIARAVVAKPKLILADEPTGNLDSANGEEVMKLLTQLNEEGTTIIMVTHSPYDAGFAHRIVNLFDGKVVTENFHV